gtccaggctcgattatttacaaaccgccgccatatagctggaataatgctgagtgcggcgtaaaactaaacccactcacttacaCTTTGGTAGTGGTATAATGTTTActgcatggaactctgggtagaaGAAGGGTCGGGCATATTGTGATGAGTCATCTCCCAGTGTAACAGTATTTATGGCCCCACCGCTCGGCCTTCCTTTCAGTACCAAGGAGGCTAGGACTTTGTGCTGTTAGTTATCACAGGCATTCCTTGACCATACACTCAGTTCCTGACCGAGATGTGTTCAACAGAAGCGTCGTCTGCTCGCCGGCTCGCTCAACTGGGTCGGGTATTGAGATGCAGTGGGATGATAGATCTACATTGCCCGTGTGCAGCGCGGGAATTAAGCACGGGAAATTCGCCAGACCAGGATAGCCCCACGTCCGGGCCACTTTCAAAGTAAGTGAATTTATCTAAGAGTTGGCTCAGACGGTCTCACTTCTGCGTCGAGCGGACTAGTCATATTCAGAGTTAACTCCCTCTGATCGATACGAATAATTTTATTATATCCTTGTTGATGcttttgtttgtatttaagCCAGAATACGGTGCGGTTTTCATGAAAAACTCATTGTGTTGAGTCTTTTAGTCTTAGCGAGTGTAGTTTATAGCTAAACCCAACGCAGCTTTAAAGTTCAACATCCTATAAACAAATGCCCAAACTGACTACCAGGGTATGTATTTAATGGTCTATATTGTTTTTTGTGAATTTTTATAGATCTATCTTGCTATTTCATCAGATATGCACATGTCGTAATTTTGTTCACCTTTTTTCTCTTTGTGGTGACAGGATCCGCTTTTTGTCAACATTCACCATAGTTACGATCCTTGGTTTGTCAGAATCCTACTCGCAGACTGCATTTATAACGAATGTGTGTATTCATGGGCTGTCCTAACATGAAGATcataaaaatgaatgatatcCAAACATTTACATCAGTATATAAGTTATTGTAATCGATTCCAGTATTCATCTTTATGAACACCTTTTGTACAATAATATTTCCCCTAAAATGTCAATCTTCTTCAATCTTCAGTTTCCTGTAATTGCCTGTACAGAAAATGGTTATAATAAATATCTCTGAAGAGGGGttgtatatactcttcaaaaaagtaggggaacctgaactttgaagtatggtagaaagaaaacccattgaggaacgttacaatgacattcatcatttcacgttatcaccacacgcaaacacaatgcatgggaagcacctGCACAACGTGAGAGCCTCCTGCacatgcatggggtgtcattatgaattttgacgtttttcaggcaggtcgattaatcgctgaagaccattttttccgacggttttcttgcatctgtgcatgatCAGgattttcagggtcaaatcacactcttctgactgaaaattgtaaacctgaaattttcaagTCATACAAAACGAACATctttgctttgaatgacatccatgtagtgatgcattctcaaaagatccattgttattgtatcagcattgattcCATACATATATTTCCCAGTTTTGACAAtcatacattgaaagtacagttcccctcaTTTGTGAAGAGTGAATGTTGGAAGGAATTGTCTCCGCTCCTTGTAACTGGACACCGAgcaaaaactgaaatattgctgagagcggcaaAGAACTAAACGCACCTGCACACTATGTGTCTGGATTCGGTTTGTGAACCATAATAATCCGTTTTACTTGAATCATTTTCTAGCCGCTACATTGCTCACCTGAATAACCTGTACCGCCTGACAGTTGACGAGACGGAGAAGAGCGCTGTGATCCACACACCAGGCTTGTCGTATGAAGCCATCGACAGAGATGGTAATTatgttttaataaatatttttttgtaaacattgCGAAATATGTTCGTACAACCATAAATATGGTCGTTTGGTAATAGTTTCGTTTCCTATGGATACAAGGTGGTTGGGTGGTTAAAGCTCTTGCTTGCAACGCCAAACAACCGAGGTTGATTTCAACATGAGTACTATTTGTAAAGCGCATTTCTGCTGTACCccgccgacccgtgaaggtcccggggtagaataggccttcagcaacccatgcttgccataaaaggcgactcagcttgtcgtaagaggcgactaacgggatcgggtggtcaggctcgctgacttggtggacgcgtgtcatcggttcccaattgcgcagatcgatgctcatgttgttgatcactggattgtctggtccagactcgattatttacagaccgccgccatatagctgtaatattgctgagtgcggcgtaaaactaaactcactcactcactgtaccccGCCTTGTTATTtggggaatattgctaactgcgggataaaactaaactcagtgaGCTAATACGACGTTAAATAAAGCAAAGGCAGGTCACACTACCCCCTCCAACCGCcctcacacacgcacgcacacacaccgtCAGCCTCCAGCAACTACAACCactgtgactataaccttccagcacctaagaggcagcttgggttatccagtgTAATGGTAATCAGATCCTGATTAgagcgtccagtgagcaactagtcagatggatactaggcgctatataagtgaattattatcattatcactaCTAACTTATACATTACATATTCCACATTatcatttttcttctttttggtagtgatggtggtgtttcGTTTGTTTGCCAAACTTGCAACGTGAAATGCCGTACGTATGGGATAGTTCTGTGGATATGCACATTATTTATCCTTAATGTAAACGACGTATCGGTGTAGCTGCTAACGGGGTCTTCCCACTTCCCACCACCTATTGTTTTAGGTCTCGGTTCAGTGAAGCCAGATAATCTCTGATACAAACATGTGCACTGATATTTTGCCCCCTATGAAATTTTGCTCAGGTCTCTGTATAAAGAAGTAACTATATAAAATGTTGTTATCCATGCAtttattcacattcatatcaGTCATTCAGCAATGGTTGTGGCAAATGGTTATGTTGATCTCAATGCGATGTCATAATGCCACCTTTGGTGTTCAGAGTGGCACTACATGTCTTCTGGAAGCAGTTCCAGTGGATTGATGTACCTCGTCTTCTTTTTACTGTGAACTTAAACCCTTGTAATACTAAGTAGTGACCACCTCTGCCATTTGGAATAAAGCTGATATTTACTTGCTGGTTAGCCATAGTGACTGACCTGAGTATGGATGGATACACCATTTTATACTAAATCACAAGTAGTGTTCACTTTGTTGTGTAATAAAATACAATGATTCACTTTGTtgtaataataactaaataacttACACTCAATGATGAGAATTCACGTCACCTGTGATCATGAGTTCATCGTGATAACAGTTCACTAATTAGTACCCCCTTGCCCATCAGGAACAGATATCACAGGCAAAAAAGTGAACACCCACTAACCCATGCTAATCTTTACTAATCCCAAATAATAacagttttgggtttttttgtttgtttgttttttgttgtatttttgtttgtttgtttgggttttttgcgtgtgttttttttttgtttggttggttggtttttgttttgttgtttgtttgtttcatttttgtttgttttttttactgaaataaactgctactattaaaaaaataataataaaataattggTGGTAGGTAACCGGGAATGGGCCCTGCTAACACCCTTAACAAGCATGTGATGTACAATACGACAGACAAAGATTATATATACATTGTACTGCCTGTTGGTTAATGTTTACACGATTGATGGGGTTGGTGGACAAAGTGTGATCGAAAGATGATTATAGTGCCAACTGTTGGCGCATTATTACATCCTTGTTGTTTTGATATATTGGAGTTACGTTTGTTTTGCAGGAAACCCCACAATGGCCAGTGTTTTGAGATTTGTTACAACAGCAAGAATATTTGCCACAAACCACCCTCTTGATGACTCTGGAAGGACGATGTTCGACTTTGACCAACTCTTCTCAGACTCAATGTCATTTGTGGCTTCGACAGAGGTCATATCCGAAAAGGCCGTGTACGACACGTCTGTACCCAAGAGCCCTTTAGATGTTTTCTATCAACTCGGGTATGTGGGCAAGTCTTCCCTCAGTACTGTAGCGTCCATCGTTGTTCCCTCAACCGGAAAGACCATCCTCAGAAACATCAATCAATTTGTTGTAGTGCATAAAACAAGCAGACGACCAAAACCACTTCCGGAATGGTGGCGGGAGAAATATGGCGGAATCGCCATCTTGAAAGAACCACTGATCATTCCAAGATTGCAAAGACCAACTGACGCTGTGCAGTACCGTATCAACGTTGCTTGGATTAACACTGACAATTACAAGCATACTAACTACACTGTCTATGTCGACTACTGCATCAACGCTTTGCATTACGCCATAGAGAAAGGTTGTATGGGATCCATTACCAAGGATGTGGTAAAACGTGGCATCAAGTCCTCGAGGAACACTTATATCGGGGAGAGTTTAGAGAACGATGAACTGACTATTTGGGTGTGGGCATCGGAGCAAGACGACAGAACTGTCCATTTCGACATTCAGAAATTGGACCAGTCCGTTTCCCAAAGCACGTTTGTTTATCATGATTAATAATGATGGTGTGTCCATCGCATTTACATGGTTTATGGTTTTAATCGATAACGAcagatatatgttacagtcaatgtCTTCAATCATGCAGTGTGTACAATGACTAAAATAACCAGTCAACGTGTACATTACCTGATTCACTCAGTCATTAGTAACATTGTCTAAATTTCCAGGCATTGTGTACATTGTCTGATTAATTAACCCAATTATTCTAcagattgactgattgttgAACAGGGATTATTGAGAAGTCAACATTAGCACTGGTGTCGTTCTGTGATCACCGAGCCCTCTTTTAATAAGATTAATCCAATTATCCTTAAAGCAAAAGCTTTCATAGAAATGATTCTTCATTAGAGCATAGGCATTTTCTTACTGGACCTGACACTCATTCTTGTTAACATCATGGAATCTGCATTTCGTGAACAAGATGcacaatattttcagaaatattagaAATTATTTCTTTCAGTTCGAATAACTTTTCACAGGAAACATAAGTCGTCCTAGAGACTCCGGGACAGAGTCTAacgccttggtggtggacagaatctattTCTTCAAGATTACTTTTGCAGTCTCCACCgaatacgatggagccgtaatccagtttagagCGAACCATTTATTATATAACGCGCAAATAGTGATGTAATCACGAATGGGTTCAAGCCAACCTCATTATAACACGCATATCGTCCAGGGTCTCCTtccacgaagcaacctttactaaggcaCTAAGGTTCCCTTactgacttacgatcaccttagtggttATGATGCCCAGGGTGTAGAAAGCGATCTTAGTGCTGAAGTGACTGTGGCTCCcttacattaacatagacttggtgctaaggttgttttgtaaaaCGGCACCGTTGActtcctttcacaaaatattaaggtgatcgtaagtcactaaggtaaccttagtgcaagaatgggagttatggttaacTTAGTCTAAGTTGCTTCATAAAGAGAACCCCTGAACATTTGTTGGCGTTACATGTACATGAACGTCCGTTTACGACAAGAATCGAGTTCACGTTTTAGTGTTCCGTTCCTTTCGTCACGACTTGCACCTTTCCGTAACATCCAAGAAGACGCATCATTCGTCACCGCTCGCTCCTTTCCgtcgctattcggcttgtcccagaataacacgagttggtcaggAACGGCTCCGTTCGACAAAAGTGTTTGGGCACAGCCAGTCTCGTCTCAGAAACTGCCAATGTGACGATAACAccatgaagacatagatatcgTGTGCAAAGTAGGGTCTGTATCATTGTGTTCAGTGAGCTATTTTGTCAACTTCGAACACATTCCTAAACACACCTTGTCTGACCCAACATGTGTGCTGTTACGTCACGTCTGTTGGGGGGATCCGTCGGGAAATACCACTGCGATGCGATCTCTGagagatgagtgagtttagtttcacccCACTGTTAGtaaatatcacagcggggacaccagaatgggtttcactcatagtacccatgaagggaatggaacgttttaaccatagactaccccaccgcccctcctgGAGATAAGATTATACAGATTATACGTCATAAAACAACtgtctgaatgaatgaatgaatgaatctctttatttcctccagataGGTCCGAATGTCCTCAATACATTTAGGgttatgtaaatacatgtatgtagctAAGTAACAGAATACTCAATAAACATAgacacaaacactcacatatacatgtacataaacagACTATGGGAATAGTTCCCCAAATATACACAGGTTATCAACAGTCAGGTATCGGTTATATTAATAAAACAATTGATTGAGGATATATTTTAGTTCATACAAATACTTTGAGAATTCTATAATAGTATCCAGTATCATTGTTATTGGCCCTAAGATAGAAAGCCAGCATGTCATGCTCTTCCATCATGTCTATTTTGCCATGCATTTCAACATCAAGATTATCGATGAACGTTGAGATGAATACATCTCTCTCTGAAAGTAGATATTCACAGTATAGGATAGCGTGGTGCAAGATATCATTAGCAAAGGTATCACAGCTTTTACcttcttttgatattttgctTCTAGATCCAATC
This portion of the Haliotis asinina isolate JCU_RB_2024 chromosome 10, JCU_Hal_asi_v2, whole genome shotgun sequence genome encodes:
- the LOC137298552 gene encoding uncharacterized protein encodes the protein MCSTEASSARRLAQLGRVLRCSGMIDLHCPCAARELSTGNSPDQDSPTSGPLSNRYIAHLNNLYRLTVDETEKSAVIHTPGLSYEAIDRDGNPTMASVLRFVTTARIFATNHPLDDSGRTMFDFDQLFSDSMSFVASTEVISEKAVYDTSVPKSPLDVFYQLGYVGKSSLSTVASIVVPSTGKTILRNINQFVVVHKTSRRPKPLPEWWREKYGGIAILKEPLIIPRLQRPTDAVQYRINVAWINTDNYKHTNYTVYVDYCINALHYAIEKGCMGSITKDVVKRGIKSSRNTYIGESLENDELTIWVWASEQDDRTVHFDIQKLDQSVSQSTFVYHD